Genomic window (Mobula hypostoma chromosome 25, sMobHyp1.1, whole genome shotgun sequence):
GAGTGTATCCTGTATTTTAAAAGTACAGTTTTGAAGGAACATTAAGAAGAGTATCAGTAATCCTATACCAaaaatgatttattttttaattttagattATTATTGATCATGAAACTATTCTGATCCTGGGAGGTTGTGGAGGACCCAATGCAGTGAGTATTAGCATTGTACATTGTACTGAATATTTTCTCCATATGTAGTATTCTTGGGGCTATAATCATGACTAGTGAAATAGCACTGCAAATTTTGCCAAATGTAATTGGGGGAAAAAAGTACTTTTAAGAACAGTTACATAATCCTTTTAGGAGTTTAAAGCTTTGTATACATTTGGAAATTCTGTGAATTAGTTAATGAAATTAGCACATTCTGAATTGGTCGATAACACAGGGATCAGATGGCTGTCAGAGAAAACTCATTTAAAAGTAAATGTAGAAAAAAATATTTGACCTGGGTGTGAGAGAATGTTGAGCACATAACTCCAGGGGCCCCTTTGATACTGAATAGATGGAGTTGTTTAAAAAGGTATATTAGAAAGAAGAATAAGTGTTTTGGAGAAAGTGCAactggaaaaggataaaaaattGAGGTGCTACAGCTAACTCAAAGATAGAGCAGAATTTGAAAAGCTCTCCTTTTACCAGTATTTTAACCTTACCATACTAACTGTTACTCTACGTGGTATCATATCATGTTGCATATTCTGACAGTTGTATTGCTTTAAGTGAAATAATATTTAAGGCAACTTTATAAAATTGCCTTAAAGTATACATCAAAACTGAATTAAATAGAGGTAGGAGTTCCCTACTGTATTCACCTGTGTAGTATATTAACTGGCTATGATACTACATTTAAAGACTACTTTCAGTTCTCCTTTGTAAGCTTTTAATGCATGAAAGCATTAAAGTTGAATGCTGGGATCTGAAGAATCTATAGATTTTAAACTACCCTTCCTCCTGATCTTCCTATAGAAGAAGAATGTATAGCATAACCCAGTAAGATGGTAGAATTGCACCTTGTTTAAAAAGTTACTTTTCAGCACTTTGGGTATAATCTTCTGCTTGGAGTTGAATTTGGTTGTTCGTCCCTATTTATAAGGTTTGGGTTTAAGGTTTAAGGGCAGTGCAAGAGACTGCAGTTTCTAGAATTTGGAGCAACAAGCGATTAACTGCAAGCTGACCATTGTTGTAgaggcatctgcaccagacttcgaggcaagtagtcctgggttcgaatctggctggctccttgcatgctttccatctgtgctgagttgagcgttgagctagcaactcaacctcatttaaaaaaaaggcaaatgctaaagaaataacAAAGGTTGCCGCCCAATGCGCTACAAGGTACAGAGAGGAACAATAAACAATGTACTGTAGGAACTCAGTAAATCgaacagcatctgtagagaggaaaTTTTGGGtggaaccctgcatcaggactaagtGGAGAGGTCAGATGGCCTGTATAAAGCGGGAAAGAGGAATAGTGATGCAGGAGTCTGAGGTGATTGATGGACTGAGGAAAGGACAATTCCTTTACTCCCACAGGCAGTtcaacctgccgagttccttcagtttgtttgttgcttcagattaaGGGTGTTATGTGGGGAATGTTAGTGTTTGAATATGGCTATCCTGAAAATGACTTTGAGATGCCTTTTGTATGTTAATTGTTGATCATTGTTCCAAAAAAGCTGTTTAAAGATGCATGGCTGCTACACATGAACATGACCCCTTGGACGTGGCAACAGCTAAAAGTGGAGAATGAGGAGCATGGAGCACCAGAGTTATGGTGCCATCCAGCCTGTAGGGTAAGCCTGTGCAATAGGTTACTTAGTCAAAACAGACATTAGATGGGTGGTGGTTCAAACCAAAATTGATGGAATGGATCAAAAATATCCTGGATAGGATCCATGCTGAATTGGCTGATTTCATCTGGGGTCTGTAGATTAGTATCATGTACTTCAGTACTAAATATCAAATTAACCAGAATATTTATTTGCAGTATTCCATGTATGAAGTGAAACTACTTCAGCGATGATGATTGTAATTGAATAGCTCAAATCCTGCCCTTGACAccctccttttttccctctttcttgtTTTGCTGGTACCCTGTTCCCTCTTACTCTGTGCCCCTGATTCATTTTGTCCCTACCATACATCTTACACCAAACTACTTCTCCCATATACCTTCCTCTTGTTTTCCCTTTCCTGCTCTGACCTCTCTTTCCCTATCCTCTCTGGGCAGCAGCCCATTTTCTCTTTGATCCCAAATTGACCGTAGCTTCCGTAGGTCCTATAGATCAGATTGACTCCCTTCTTCCAACCGAATATTTAATATTAGTGTCTGTTTGTATCTTTGCCATCATATTACCAGTTGTTTGCTTTGAATACTGGTTGTTGTTGGTGATCCTTAGTTCAGGTCAAAGTGTGACCAGTGCATAGGTTAGAAAATAATTCTTCTCTTCATAAGCTGCTTAGCTATTGGTAGATCCATTGTGCAACTCACAAGAGTTGCATGTCACTAGTGAGGGCTAAGATCTCAGCAGTAGCTAGCCATAACCTTTTTCAGAAAGTCAAAGCTTGTGATAATTTGATTTTAGCTTCAAATGGACATGGTTCTGTTTTGGCAGTTACATGTACACATTTTTAAACATGTTAATGTGTTTGGTTTCAATTTTGTTTATTCTTTTAATGAAGGAAGATAGAAAGAGAATTGTTTGTGAGTTTAAATGAATTAattgtttattgtgttttttaaaaattatgtattcTATATATAAATGAGATTACCTAATCTCTCTTTGATTTCTAGGTTGGTCAATGTGTGGTAGTGTTCAGCCAGGCTCCCAGTGGTAGAGCCCCTCTGAGCCCCAGCTTACATTCCCGGCCATCTCCTATCAGTGCCACACCACCGGCCCTTGGCGCAGAAATGAGAGAACATCGTTCACAATCCCCTGTACGGAGTACTGATGAAGTTCCCTGTGTGAATGGACGTTGGGGCACATTGAGGCCAAGGACGCACAGGCCAGCTGCATCCAGTTCTCGGGAAGGCAGCCTATCTCCAGCGAAAGGAGAAAGGTCACCAGTGTTAAATGGTGGAACATTATCCCCAGTATCCTTATCTGGTTCTTTGGATAGCCCAGTGCAGCCGGGATCTCCTATCCCATCATCTGTGGTGGAAGGATATGATCTTCGAGGTTCAATTGGAGGACTTCCCCATGTCATGAGACAAAGCACAGCAGCGGAACAGAAGGCTGAATCAGGATTAGATTCATATAGGTCCCAGGATTTGGTAAATTGGGATTCAAAACCCTCTTCCAGCCATGGAGTAGAAGATAATGGGACAAGTCCAGGAACTGAGATTAGTGTTGGGAATGTTTCAGAGCAAACAAATGGAATTCACACACCACCTCATGTTGCGACTGCTTCTCCGGGCCCAGTTTCACCAGGAGCACTCCGAAGAGGGCTGGAGGCAGTGAGGGATTTCTTACCGCAAAGTTCGATATCCGCCGTGCCAGCAAGCTCAAGTTCGGCTCCTTCATCTGTGTTGCCCGGAAATCATGGTCAAAGTTCAAACAGTACTGATGCACCACAACGTCCTGCACCTGCCCAGGCAGATGGACATGCTCTGCCACCAATTGCACGTCGATTAGGCCACCACCCACCTCAGTCTCTAAATGTAGGCAAGCCCTTATACCAGAGCATGAACTGCAAGCCAATGCAAATGTATGTGTTGGATATAAAGGATGCAAAAGAGAAGGGAAAAGTTAGTTGGAAAATTTTCAACAGTGGCTCAGTCGTAGGCCCGCCGGAAACCAGCCTCCACACAGTTGTGCAAGGAAGGGGAGAACTGATAATTTTTGGAGGACTGATGGACAAGAAACAGAATGTGAAGTACTATCCAAAAACCAATGCATTGTATTTTGTGCGAGCTAAGAGATAATGCACCGCCTGCAGGTATTTCACATTACCTGACGCACACCCATAAGctgtgaattaaaaaaaaagatttatctGTAAAACTACTCTGGAAGTGGTTTAAAGTTTGCTAgttaaaaattttactccattccAGTGAGTTGGTTATATTCAGACTTATCTATCTTAATTTGATTCTCGCTATGTTCTCGAAAGCTTCTGCTGCTTTCAATACTGATCGGATAAAGAAGTGGTGCGTGAACACTTCCTGTTGCGGTAACTTGTGTGGTATGCTACAAGTTAGCAAACTTGCTTTAGCTAGGTGAGATCTTACTATAAACAACTACCGTTGCATTGGCAGGGCACAGTGAGTCTGCAGGAGTACGTCGTGCCTTGTTTGAAGTTACAACTTCAAACAGGAGGAAATGCCCAGTTCATTAATACGGGCAATTTTGTAATTCAATAATGTGGTTGCAAACTTCAGTCTGTCCTGTGACATTTCTTTACCAAATCAGCTAATTGACATAAACCATTAATCCAAGAATTGCACATGCTGACCCCAAAGCCAGCTGAGTTGACACATTCATACAGGTCCGTGAAAGGTGTTGTAAAGCATTTCAATTTTCTTTTATTGCAGTTTgtcacttaatttatttttttaaagagaAATGATGTAGGTAGTGTATCAAGAGAAAAGTTTAAGTATGGACTCAATTATTGTACTCATTCCTCTCCAGAAGTCGAGGTATACTTGCCCAGCTAAACATTGAATAGCTCATACCTTGTTGTACTTTTCCATGTTGGGAGGAAAACACTAAACTTCATTGCTTACAAGGACATCTGTGTATCTATCCTATTATTATCGGGAGACAGAAAACCAAGCAATATTAGTGTTCCTGATGAAGATGCAAAATTGCCGTACAGCCGAGTCTACTGCCCATTAGGATAAATTCAGGATAAAAGGAGGCCTTCTTTGTTACTGACTGAGTGTGGTAATATTCAGTTAGATTGTGCAGAAATTCAATGTTATATTAAAGTCTGCCTGTTGTCTGTCATGGTAAACTGCTTTATTTCAGTTCAGACAGAACAGAAACTGttatttctgtatatttaaatATCAGAGAGCTAATTGGTTCAGCTGTCTTTGGGAGCATTTCCCATTCTGCTGATGTCAATTAACTTTTTCAGTGTCATAAGTATTCATTAGGAGATGACTTTTTCTTTTGTGAAACACGTATTTTACTTTTTGACTTCTGTTTTTCAATTATAGCTATTAATTGGCATCATGCAATGGCCTTGTTCACCAGTTTTATAGTGGTGTCTGTTTACACcataaacagtggatgtggtattgAAGTCACATTGGAATTtgcttgtaatttcttttattcaCCTATTGCATCATCTAATTTATAATTGCCTCCAGTAATTGCCTGAAAGGCTAAGCTGCCATGAAGAAATGGGTATTGAGCTGCAAATCTGGATTAAGGGCATTTCTTGAAcaattttctttgtttattttattattttagtgCTGATATTGCATTCTCCCTCAGACACCATGTCAGTCTAACTTGCTGACATTTTATTGCCAGCTGCTGTTTCTGTTACATTGCTTTTAGGGTTGCCAGTATGGTGAGTTGCACATGTAATTTCCCACATGTATGGGAAATTGCCTGTATAATTGTGTTGTATTTTGGGTAGCAGCCAAGGTGAGTCTGCAAAGGAGAAAACCAAGACAGAATTAACCTACCTCTGCTCTAGGCTGTATAGTGTCCTTGCAGCTACTTTGAATGCTAAGATAGTCTTGCCTCCTAATTTTACTTGCTCACCCTGTCTCCATTTTCAAGTTTCGGTGGGAGGACAGGTAACAACATTGAATTCCAGCTCTTGTACCGTAGTGGCTGTATTTCGGACTAAAGATGAAATTGAGGGCATGTGTGTTCAATCCCCTCGCTGTAATGTATCGCGTCTTCTAAAGTGAGacaatttgtgggggaaaaattgTCTTCTTGTTTCGTTCACCTTATTACTTGTTTAAATGTAACAAACTGCTGATTATAAAGGATGCAGGAGCTTTTGTAAGATTTAGTCAAGAGCTGTAAAAAGCAGAAATTGCATCTTTTCAGACTGAATGGCAGCAAATGCAAGCCATCAGTTAAAGAATTTGCTCCAGGATCTGGGGGCTAGTGACTGAAGATTGTAGTTTTCAAATTAGAACTCATGGTCATCTTGAATTTTGATGGACGAGGTTTCGATTACTAATAAGTATTTGTGTAACCATCCATATATTATCGAGGGTTTAGAGGAACTGCATTCCAAATCTGGTCATTACACAGTAGAGAAGAATATCCAGTCCAGTTAATAAAAGTAGTGGTTCACACTGCCTCTTCAGCCGACTTTGTTGTGTGATGGTTTGGAGCTTGCTGCAAGCAAAGCATCTCTAGAATACACAATATTTTATGTAATGCGACATAGTCGAGAGGCCCAGGTGATTTTTATACCAATTTGGTTTCTCTGCAGATGCCAGATCCTTTCAAAATGCAGCAGTTCAGTAATTGTAAAGTGTTGATAGTTTCCCCTAAACCCACAGAATCCTCTGCAGTCCTTGAGGTCACAGGGAAGCCACTCTGGAGAAATGTGAGCTTGTCACAGCTCTAGAGTGGTGCAAGTTGCTGAAAACCCGTGGCTGTATTAAGTATGCGCAGTAGTGCCCTGCTGTCCAAGGTGAAAAAATATGTTGAAGGCAGTAATGGGCTTGCACAGATTTGCACAGATATAATCCCTTTGCCAGACCTGCTGCTTGATTTATTTTCTACAGATTTTAAGAAATATAGGAATGAACTAAAATGCTGCTCAAATTTGAATCCAGTAAATATAGCTGGTGTGCAAACTTACTTTTTGATGTGTTACAGGTTTATGATATGGCTGTTGGTGGTATGGGTATATATCTGGTGAATACATCCTCAGTTCATTGAATTTATGCCCTGCTTTGATAAGGTCTGTGGTGCCCATGTGTTTGAATCTTTCCGCAGGTAAAACCACAGCTTTGGTGCTATTTATGTTGGCCTCTTTTCTGACGAGATTGATTCAGAAAATCCTTGTGTTAATAGTAAATTCTATGCAATGTTTTTATCCCAAAACATGGTTGTTCAGATTAGTATGATTCATCCCTCCTCTGGTTCTTAGAATGTTTGAGAATCCATCCCTTTTTATGCAGTTATTGTGTAGGTTGTGTATCTACTGCCTCTTTAAGCTTGATGTGGCTCCAGGATTATGTGCCTGGTGAAAGGTGTTTTGAACCAGGTAACTGTTGCAAATTCTCTGTGATAACATAACTAAAATAATGCAATATGGCTTGTTAATGGCAAACCATCTGTTCTCAGTCATGGTTCTTGATGGGGTGGCTCTTTGCTGGGGTTTAGGATTTTTTCACTGATGGCCAAAGCATTATTTGTTAGTCTTGTCCAGCACAAACAGTAGGAAGCCCACTAGTAGTATGTGAATAAGTTGTTTTAGCCTGTTATGAATCAGCATGTATCCCTATCTACTTAACTTTGTTCTGCCAATCCGTGCCTATAAAGAAGAGGTCCATGCCATTTTGGATCCATTCATTCTGCAGTTGTAGTCTGATTCAAAGACTCATGTAATTCTTGCCGTGTTTCAAATGCCAGATTGTATAGTTAGCAATACTGTACATGCAGTTCCTGTTTGCACATCCTGGCCTTTCTGGCCTGATTTCATTATGTATGTACTTGGTCAATCACCTAATTATGCTTAGAGATTGCCCAACTTTTGACCCCCCGCTTCCCTTGGCCTTCAGCTGTTAGCAGTACATTTGATAATTTCATAAATTCAGCTCTTGTGAAACTGAACCTCAATACAAATCTACACAATAAACTCCAAATGCAAAATTACCACTCAAAACTTGAATTTGACTACTAATAATCTCCTCCCAATATTCTGTCCATTGCTGTATTTAACAGAGAACTTGAGGGCAACATTAACTTTCCTTTGCAGGTTTCCATCATTGCCAACAGGAAGTATTTTCACCAATGTAAGAGTTTATCTATTTCTCAAATCTGAAGTGGCACATTTGACTTCATGAGTTTTCTTCATATCACTTTTCCACTATTTCAATTTTatacccattgtaatttgtttaATGATGAAATAGTGAATAAGTTCTATTTTAGATATCATGCTTGCAGGTTAGTGCTATTTCCAATACCTCACCTTCACAAGAGcacttttttatatttactcTCCATTACCCAAATCAGGATTATACTTTTCTGTGATTGCTCCCCCTCGATGGCCAAATATTTCACATGGGATTATTATACTCAACAGACTTGGAGAATTGTTCTATTAATCTATGAGGTTATATAATAACTTTAACATAATTTAGGATTGTGACTGATTTAGAGAAGGAACCCTAATTAAAAGAAGCACGAGTACACACAATGTTGTCAGTGCTTCTTAAAAGGCTTTGTATTCAATTAAATACTTTTGAAACTCATTCACTTAATAGACAAATGAAAACAATTAGCATAAACTTAGTATAAACTTCTACAATGTTGTAAATGCGACAAATGACGtactttgtattttctctctcaacactccattaagggaataatcTAGGTTATGGTGTGCTTTAGACAACACATCAGTAAATTTGGAATGCTTAAGAAACAAGAATAAAATAGaaactggattttttttaaagaaatgctgCATATGCTCACATTTCAAATGAGTTTATGCAGTGGTAGAATGATATGGTTCAGAAAAAGGTCATGGGAATTTAATTAACCTTTGAACTTGTGAAACAGCAGAATGATCTATAGTAGCAAAATCTCTTATTTTTAACTCATATGAACAGATGGGTTTATTTTTAGTTTCAGTTATCTGCATAGTTTCTGAGGCTTATGCAGTGGATATCATCTCTGTAGTGTTTTTTTGCCCCTTCTGAAATGCCATTGCTGCTTTGAATACTTCAGGAATTTTTAATTGGTATTGGATAAATCTCTCTGGTTTACATGCAACGTGCCTGTACTCATCAGATGAAAAACATTTGAAAAGGCATAATCTGTGATTTCTGGGGAGCAACTGGTAGAGCAGATTTTCTTGAGGTTAATTGACTTACCATTTCTTTATACTGTTTAAAAGTGCAAACAAATTTGGATCTTTTTTCAAAAATCTAAATATACATTTTATACTAatgaaaaataacaaaaataatatcTTGTGCCTGATGCATTTCACTAACAATCAGGTAATTTAGCACTGACAGGCATGTCTGATACAAAACATAGGCACAAGCATGCGTGGCCAGTATTGAAGATCTTGCACTGGATCTTCAAGTGCAGCACCGCCAATGACTTGCTCTTTGTTATTTTGTCTACAAACCATCTGTTTGATTTTTAATCATTTCTTTGTAAATGATTTATTATTGAGTTATGGAGTTGCACTGtgtagaaacaggctcttctgcTGACTGGGTCTATGTGGATCATCATGCCTGTCTATACAAATTCCACGATTTCTTAGCCCTCTGTGCCTTGGTCATGCAAGTATTTGTCCAGATGCCTCTTAAATTTTACTGTTATAGCTCCTGATTCCATATTCTAGCTCCTCTTTATGTTAAATCTCAtctaaacctatgccttctggtTTTAGACATCCCTACCATAAAAACAGATTTTATCTTTCTTATCCATGCCTCTCGTACtgctcagcctcctttgctccagagaaaacacacagcccacccactctctcctcataacttaaatcctccaatccaggcaatatccttatgAAACTTCTCTATACCTTCTCTAGCTTAAAGACTTCTTACCTGTAGTATGGTAAACAGAATGGCACACAATgctttgtacagctgtaacatgcaACTCTTGCACTTAGTGCTTCAACttttgaaggcaagcatgccataagcctccttcaccaccttgtCAAACTGTGTTGCTGCTTTCAGTGAACCAAGAACAGCTTCCCAGAACCCTACCTCTCACTAAAGTATGTCCTGCTCTGGTTTAACTTCCAAAATGCATAACTGAGTTCATTTCCATCTACCATTCCCTTGTCCACCTGCCTAGTCAATCTGTATCCCATTGGAACTTAACCTCCTTCATTGTCTACTATACCATT
Coding sequences:
- the fbxo42 gene encoding F-box only protein 42 — protein: MASSSDSEDDSFIAMDTEEVLDGPMEQDEEAHVELEVEELRHNRSMLELPEEVLEYILSFLSPYQEHKTAALVCKQWYRLIKGVAHQCYHGFIKAVQGGYIQWESRTYPYPGTPITQRFSHSACYYDANQSMYVFGGCTQSSCNAAFNDLWRLDLNSKEWIRPLASGSYPSPKAGATLVVYKDLLVLFGGWTRPSPYPLHQPERFFDEIHTYSPSKNWWNCIVTTHGPPPMAGHSSSVIGDKMIVFGGSLGSRQMSNEVWILDLEQWAWSKPATSGNVPHPRGGQSQIIIDHETILILGGCGGPNALFKDAWLLHMNMTPWTWQQLKVENEEHGAPELWCHPACRVGQCVVVFSQAPSGRAPLSPSLHSRPSPISATPPALGAEMREHRSQSPVRSTDEVPCVNGRWGTLRPRTHRPAASSSREGSLSPAKGERSPVLNGGTLSPVSLSGSLDSPVQPGSPIPSSVVEGYDLRGSIGGLPHVMRQSTAAEQKAESGLDSYRSQDLVNWDSKPSSSHGVEDNGTSPGTEISVGNVSEQTNGIHTPPHVATASPGPVSPGALRRGLEAVRDFLPQSSISAVPASSSSAPSSVLPGNHGQSSNSTDAPQRPAPAQADGHALPPIARRLGHHPPQSLNVGKPLYQSMNCKPMQMYVLDIKDAKEKGKVSWKIFNSGSVVGPPETSLHTVVQGRGELIIFGGLMDKKQNVKYYPKTNALYFVRAKR